In Pelecanus crispus isolate bPelCri1 chromosome Z, bPelCri1.pri, whole genome shotgun sequence, the following are encoded in one genomic region:
- the TMEM223 gene encoding transmembrane protein 223: MAALRARAAAAALETAVPRDVVLFRHDRDRFFRLAGFFCAGQGLFWTYLAHFAFTALRPAPGPGPDDPLRPRDHKWRFGFTASCLTLGSLIMAAGCLFPLRAVRRVTLLRGGSEVTISTHGPLGLGRGPTFTVPLRHVSCRAHRSEVPATVPIKVKGRSFFFLLDKRGQLCHPRLFDITVGAYRKL; this comes from the exons ATGGCGGCGCTgcgggcccgggcggcggcagcggcgctgGAAACGGCGGTGCCGCGGGACGTGGTGTTGTTCCGACACGACCGGGACCGGTTCTTTCGCTTGGCCGGCTTCTTCTGCGCGGGGCAGGGCCTCTTCTGGACCTACCTGGCTCATTTCGCCTTCACGGCCCTTCGCCCCGCTCCCGGTCCCGGCCCCGACGACCCCCTTCGGCCCCGCGACCACAAATGGCGTTTTGGCTTCACCGCCTCCTGCCTCACCCTCG gcTCTTTGATCATGGCAGCTGGTTGCCTGTTTCCCCTCCGCGCCGTGCGACGGGTGACGCTGCTGCGGGGAGGTTCCGAGGTGACGATCAGTACCCACGGGCCGCTGGGCTTGGGCCGGGGTCCCACCTTCACCGTCCCGTTACGCCACGTCTCCTGCCGCGCTCACCGCTCCGAAGTACCGGCCACCGTCCCCATCAAAGTGAAGGGACGctccttcttcttcctgctGGATAAACGCGGGCAGCTCTGCCACCCTCGCCTCTTCGACATCACCGTCGGGGCCTACCGCAAGCTCTAG
- the TMEM179B gene encoding transmembrane protein 179B, with translation MAVSVLQLAELVLHGAAFLCGIVCASALTVAQGEFGGWCILYGTVSWNGTALVPKSFSHISLCDFVSAVSIVVALYCFSSLLYGIYSCCTNESQWDRTWLSIALVVAFVILFFLLISACILRVGMDAFCASIMQTEGLSSCQEAERKPWASYTPTRFYSNLYSAQASAWVNVFFWCLLTARLLAQRRREAPFLLLRRNDPEWSAETEAIFRGSPVRS, from the exons ATGGCGGTGTCCGTCCTGCAGCTGGCGGAGCTGGTCCTCCACGGAGCCGCCTTCCTCTGCGGAATCGTCTGCGCTTCGGCCCTCACCGTGGCACAG GGAGAATTTGGAGGCTGGTGCATCCTCTACGGCACGGTGAGCTGGAACGGGACGGCGCTGGTGCCCAAGTCCTTCAGCCACATCTCGCTCTGCGATTTTGTCTCGGCCGTCTCCATCGTGGTGGCCCTGTATTGCTTCTCGTCGCTCCTTTACGGCATCTACAGCTGCTGCACCAACGAGTCCCAATG GGACCGCACTTGGCTCAGCATCGCCCTGGTCGTCGCCTTCGtcatcctcttcttcctcctcatctcGGCCTGCATCCTCCGCGTGGGGATGGATGCTTTCTGCGCCTCCATCATGCAGACCGAGGGCCTGTCCAG CTGCCAGGAGGCTGAGCGCAAGCCGTGGGCATCCTACACCCCAACCCGCTTTTACAGCAACCTCTACAGCGCGCAG GCGTCGGCCTGGGTGAATGTGTTCTTCTGGTGCCTGCTGACGGCCCGGCTGCTGGCCCAGCGGCGGAGGGAAGCCCCTTTCCTGCTGCTGCGGCGCAACGACCCCGAGTGGAGCGCCGAGACGGAAGCCATTTTCCGTGGAAGCCCCGTACGGTCTTGA
- the TAF6L gene encoding TAF6-like RNA polymerase II p300/CBP-associated factor-associated factor 65 kDa subunit 6L, translating to MSEREERRFVELPRESVRLMAESTGLELSDEVAALLAEDVCYRLREATQNSSQFMKHTRRRKLTVEDFNRALRWSNVEAVCGYGSQDALPFRAIKEGELYFQEDREVNLVELALATNIPKGCAETTVRVHVSYLDGKGNLEPQGAVPSAVSTLTDDLLKYYQHVTRAVLGDDPQLMKVALQDLQTNSKISALLPYFVYVVSGVKSVSHDLEQLNRLLHIARSLIQNPFLCLGSYVRSLIASVMYCALEPLAASINPLNDHWTLRDYAAMLLSRIFWTHGDLVSGLYHQILLSLQKVLADPVRPLCSHYGAVVGLHALGWKAVERVLYPHLPTYWANLQAVLDDYSVSNAQVKADGHKVYGAILVAVERLLKMKAQQVPAPASGAGPRQEGSPRHSPKQDPPAEAGFGLGRPLLQLGGGGGGGPPSAAAPALPALSLHDMYRELYDFFGDSLAARFGTGLPPAGLPPPGTPEGARKEPPAFGGEGAARKMPQLTANATVSPQEEESPRGEAPAGRPALHRPTSLARPRGAPRQPGHRPGARDVFQKCRFAPRGAPRFSFLIAGRQAGRRCQGRLFQTSFPQHHGPGHVSRYAQKLPMIGRTTRPARRWPRAEYSLHLLL from the exons ATGTCGGAGCGGGAGGAGCGGCGCTTCGTGGAGCTGCCGCGGGAGTCGGTGCGCTTGATGGCGGAGAGCACCGGGCTGGAGCTCAGCGACGAGGTGGCGGCCTTGTTAGCCGAAGATGTCTGCTACCGCTTGCGGGAGGCCACGCAG AACAGCTCCCAGTTCATGAAACACACGCGGCGACGCAAACTCACCGTGGAAGATTTCAACCGGGCCCTGCGCTGGAGCAACGTCGAG GCGGTGTGTGGATACGGCTCCCAGGACGCGCTGCCCTTCCGGGCCATCAAGGAAGGCGAGTTGTACTTCCAGGAGGACCGGGAAGTCAATTTGGTGGAGCTGGCCCTGGCCACCAACATCCCCAAGGGCTGCGCTGAGACCACCGTGCGAG TGCACGTCTCCTACCTGGATGGAAAAGGCAACCTGGAGCCGCAGGGAGCCG TGCCCAGCGCCGTCTCTACGCTGACGGACGATCTGCTCAAGTACTACCAACACGTCACCCGGGCGGTGCTGGGCGACGACCCGCAGCTGATGAAG GTGGCCCTGCAGGACCTGCAGACCAACTCCAAGATCTCCGCTCTCCTGCCCTACTTCGTCTACGTGGTCAGCGGG GTGAAATCGGTGAGCCACGACCTGGAGCAGCTAAACCGGCTTTTGCACATCGCTCGCAGCCTGATCCAAAATCCCTTCCTCTGCTTGGGCTCCTACGTCCGCAGCCTGATCGCCAGCGTCATGTACTGCGCGCTGGAGCCGCTGGCCGCCTCCATCAACCCCCTCAACGACCACTGGACCCTGCGCGATTACGCTGCCATGTTGCTCAGCCGCATCTTCTG GACCCACGGTGATTTGGTGAGCGGCCTCTACCACCAAATCCTCCTCTCACTCCAGAAGGTGCTGGCCGACCCCGTGCGCCCGCTCTGCTCCCACTACGGCGCGGTTGTCGGCCTGCACGCCCTCGGCTGGAAG GCGGTGGAGCGGGTGCTTTACCCCCATCTTCCCACCTACTGGGCCAacctgcaggcagtgctggaCGACTACTCCGTCTCCAACGCCCAGGTCAAGGCCGACGGGCACAAAGTCTACGGCGCCATCCTG GTGGCTGTCGAGCGCTTGCTGAAAATGAAGGCGCAGCAGGTTCCCGCCCCGGCATCTGGGGCCGGCCCGCGGCAGGAGGGCTCCCCGCGGCACAGCCCCAAGCAAGACCCCCCGGCCGAAGCGGGTTTTGGCCTCGGCCGGCCCCTGCTACAGCtggggggtggcggcggcggcggaccCCCCTCGGCGGCAgcgcccgcgctgcccgcccttTCCCTGCACGACATGTACCGCGAGCTCTACGACTTTTTCGGCGACAGCCTGGCCGCCCGTTTCGGCACGGGCCTGCCGCCGGCTGGCCTGCCGCCTCCCGGTACCCCCGAGGGTGCCCGAAAGGAGCCGCCGGCTTTCGGGGGCGAGGGGGCGGCACGCAAAATGCCGCAGCTGACGGCCAACGCTACGGTGAGCccgcaggaggaggaaagcccGCGGGGCGAAgccccggccggccggccggcatTGCACCGGCCGACCAGCTTGGCTCGGCCCCGCGGAGCCCCTCGTCAACCTGGCCATCGCCCGGGCGCCCGCGACGTCTTCCAGAAATGCCGTTTCGCTCCTCGCGGTGCCCCGCGTTTCAGTTTCCTCATCGCGGGTCGCCAAGCGGGCCGGCGTTGCCAGGGCCGCCTCTTCCAGACCAGCTTCCCTCAGCATCATGGACCCGGCCACGTCTCCCGTTACGCCCAAAAGTTGCCCATGATCGGTCGCACCACCCGGCCGGCCCGGCGGTGGCCGCGGGCTGAGTAttccctccatctcctcctctga